One Actinomyces respiraculi DNA window includes the following coding sequences:
- a CDS encoding glycoside hydrolase family 30 protein — protein MTATPTWIVTTETSPWQKQEAVTVRDMDVFPKALLQTESPLQEVDGFGVCFNELGWMSLSRLTEAERAEIMTEIFSPEGANAHVCRMPVGANDFSVDWYSYDETPGDLELRDFSIEHDEATLVPFIKAAQAVRPDLRLWASPWCPPTWMKTNHHYACAVPSPMAQQTRYDNGLTPERAIAEGTDGFILDDAHLDAYARYFGKFIDAYAERGIDISMVMPQNEFNSDQVFPSCTWTPAGLARFLRHLVPQMEARGVEVFLGTMERANERLVEEVLADEEIGGRIGGVGFQWAGKGAVAKIHWHHPELKIYQSEQECGDGANDWRYARYAWSMMRHYFRHGANVYDYWNLSLDEGGVSRWGWSQNSFVTVNPEAGTYRFNHEYYVFKHLSHFVQRGARFVETLSYTGYENILSFLNPDGSVVIAAQNDMSVPMPISFAARGKIIEATLPADSFSTIALPAELLA, from the coding sequence ATGACCGCCACCCCCACCTGGATCGTCACCACCGAGACCTCCCCCTGGCAGAAGCAGGAGGCAGTCACCGTCCGCGACATGGACGTCTTCCCCAAGGCCCTGCTCCAGACGGAGTCGCCGCTGCAGGAGGTCGACGGCTTCGGCGTGTGCTTCAACGAGCTCGGCTGGATGAGCCTGTCGCGCCTGACCGAGGCCGAGCGCGCCGAGATCATGACGGAGATCTTCTCCCCCGAGGGCGCCAACGCCCACGTATGCCGCATGCCCGTGGGCGCCAACGACTTCTCCGTCGACTGGTACTCCTACGACGAGACCCCCGGTGACCTTGAGCTCAGGGACTTCTCCATCGAGCACGATGAGGCCACCCTCGTGCCCTTCATCAAGGCCGCCCAGGCCGTGCGGCCGGACCTCAGGCTGTGGGCCTCCCCGTGGTGCCCGCCCACCTGGATGAAGACCAACCACCACTACGCCTGCGCCGTGCCCTCCCCCATGGCCCAGCAGACCAGGTACGACAACGGCCTGACCCCCGAGCGCGCCATCGCCGAGGGCACGGACGGCTTCATTCTCGATGACGCCCACCTGGACGCCTACGCCCGCTACTTCGGCAAGTTCATCGACGCCTACGCCGAGCGCGGCATCGACATCTCCATGGTGATGCCGCAGAACGAGTTCAACTCCGACCAGGTCTTCCCCTCCTGCACCTGGACCCCGGCGGGCCTGGCCCGGTTCCTGCGACACCTCGTGCCCCAGATGGAGGCGCGCGGCGTCGAGGTCTTCCTCGGCACCATGGAGCGCGCCAACGAGCGCCTGGTCGAGGAGGTCCTGGCAGACGAGGAGATCGGCGGACGCATCGGCGGCGTCGGCTTCCAGTGGGCCGGCAAGGGCGCGGTCGCCAAGATCCACTGGCACCACCCCGAGCTCAAGATCTACCAGTCCGAGCAGGAGTGCGGCGACGGCGCAAACGACTGGCGCTACGCCCGCTACGCCTGGTCCATGATGCGCCACTACTTCCGTCACGGGGCCAACGTCTATGACTACTGGAACCTCTCGCTCGACGAGGGCGGCGTCTCACGCTGGGGCTGGAGCCAGAACTCCTTCGTCACCGTCAACCCGGAGGCGGGCACGTACCGGTTCAACCACGAGTACTACGTCTTCAAGCACCTGTCCCACTTCGTGCAGCGCGGCGCGCGCTTCGTTGAGACCCTGTCCTACACCGGCTACGAGAACATCCTGTCCTTCCTCAACCCCGACGGCTCAGTGGTCATCGCCGCCCAGAACGACATGTCGGTGCCCATGCCGATCTCCTTCGCCGCCAGGGGCAAGATCATTGAGGCGACCCTGCCCGCGGACTCCTTCTCCACCATCGCTCTCCCCGCCGAGTTGCTCGCCTGA
- a CDS encoding beta-galactosidase: protein MTGHTQRLIFGAAYYDEYTPASAGPDRLERDMQMMVDAGFTTIRIAEFTWGTWNPAPGIFDWHHIDRAIDAAAAHSLDVIIGTPTAAVPTWLAARHPEIMGVSASGQPNQYGPRQNMDITAPAYRYYGEQAIRALVEHTAPRANVVGFQLDNETKYYDAYNPDIQRAFIDWLKARFNGDLDALNAAYGLNYWANRVGAWEEFPDVSATINGSLGAAFDEFRRSLVTDFLAWQRAIVDDYRREDQFVTHNFDYEWRGHSFGIQGAVDHFTAADALTLAGVDIYHPGEDRLTGKEIAFGGDISRCLKDGAPYLVLETQAQGQMGWLPYPGQLRLQGYSHLASGALGLMYWHWGSTHNAFETYWKGLLSQDYSPNPTYREACVLGQEMREHAASLSLTKTNRIAIMVSNEAYTALEWFSIASGFPRTYAGGGVNYNDVFRWVYDALFDLNLEADVVPADTPLERLERYDALITPALYAAPQTTIDTLRAYTTGGGHLVTTFRTAVADENVQVWADRQPHGLSGLLGLGTDQFTTPDGVRLAPVGALAERLGQGTDLGLSHVLELLTPVEAPEAGSDVEVLATYDHHAWSGPAIATRSVGAGTITHLGAWASAEVLRAVLALVAERAGVTDWAGDLAGTITVRKGVNAVDNPLAYLLNYSKDDVELTLPVSGTDVLGTTGQAGSALAAGQTVTVPAWGVLVLEGTRA, encoded by the coding sequence ATGACAGGGCACACGCAGCGTCTCATATTCGGAGCCGCCTACTACGACGAATACACCCCCGCCTCCGCGGGCCCCGACCGCCTCGAGCGCGACATGCAGATGATGGTCGACGCCGGCTTCACCACCATCCGCATCGCCGAGTTCACCTGGGGCACCTGGAACCCCGCCCCCGGCATCTTCGACTGGCACCACATCGACCGCGCCATCGACGCCGCCGCCGCCCATAGCCTCGACGTCATCATCGGCACCCCCACCGCCGCCGTACCCACCTGGCTCGCCGCCCGCCACCCCGAGATCATGGGCGTATCCGCCTCCGGCCAACCCAACCAGTACGGCCCCCGCCAGAACATGGACATCACGGCCCCCGCCTACCGCTACTACGGCGAGCAGGCCATCCGCGCCCTCGTCGAGCACACCGCGCCGCGAGCCAACGTCGTCGGCTTCCAGCTCGACAACGAGACCAAGTACTACGACGCCTACAACCCCGACATCCAACGCGCCTTCATCGACTGGCTCAAAGCCCGCTTCAACGGCGACCTCGACGCCCTCAACGCCGCCTACGGCCTGAACTACTGGGCCAACCGCGTGGGCGCCTGGGAGGAGTTCCCGGACGTGAGCGCCACGATCAACGGCTCGCTCGGTGCCGCCTTCGATGAGTTCCGCCGCAGCCTCGTCACCGACTTCCTCGCCTGGCAGCGCGCCATCGTCGACGACTACCGCCGCGAGGACCAGTTCGTCACCCACAACTTCGACTACGAGTGGCGCGGGCACTCCTTCGGCATCCAAGGCGCCGTCGACCACTTCACAGCCGCCGACGCCCTGACCCTGGCCGGCGTCGACATCTACCACCCCGGTGAGGACCGGCTCACCGGCAAGGAGATCGCCTTCGGCGGCGACATCAGCCGCTGCCTCAAAGACGGCGCCCCCTACCTCGTCCTTGAGACCCAGGCCCAGGGCCAGATGGGCTGGCTGCCCTACCCCGGCCAGCTGCGCCTGCAGGGCTACTCCCACCTGGCCAGCGGCGCCTTGGGCCTCATGTACTGGCACTGGGGCTCCACCCACAACGCCTTCGAGACCTACTGGAAGGGCCTGCTCTCCCAGGACTACTCGCCCAACCCCACCTACCGCGAGGCCTGCGTCCTCGGCCAGGAGATGCGCGAGCACGCCGCCAGCCTGAGCCTGACCAAGACCAACAGGATCGCCATCATGGTCTCCAACGAGGCCTACACCGCCCTGGAGTGGTTCTCCATCGCCAGCGGCTTCCCCCGCACGTACGCCGGTGGCGGGGTCAACTACAACGACGTCTTCCGCTGGGTCTACGACGCCCTCTTCGATCTCAACCTCGAGGCCGACGTCGTGCCCGCCGACACCCCCCTGGAGCGGCTGGAGCGCTACGACGCCCTCATCACCCCCGCGCTGTACGCGGCCCCGCAGACCACCATCGACACCCTGCGCGCCTACACCACCGGCGGCGGCCACCTCGTGACCACCTTCCGCACCGCCGTCGCCGACGAGAACGTCCAGGTGTGGGCGGACCGCCAGCCCCACGGCCTGTCCGGCCTCCTGGGACTGGGCACCGACCAGTTCACCACGCCCGACGGCGTGCGTCTGGCCCCGGTCGGCGCCCTCGCCGAGCGCCTGGGCCAGGGGACGGACCTGGGCCTGAGCCACGTCCTTGAGCTCCTCACCCCCGTCGAGGCCCCCGAGGCCGGATCCGACGTCGAGGTCCTGGCCACCTACGACCACCACGCCTGGTCCGGTCCCGCCATCGCCACCCGCAGCGTCGGGGCCGGCACCATCACCCACCTGGGCGCCTGGGCCTCAGCCGAGGTCCTGCGCGCCGTCCTCGCCCTCGTGGCCGAGCGGGCCGGCGTGACCGACTGGGCCGGCGACCTCGCCGGCACCATCACCGTGCGCAAGGGCGTCAACGCCGTCGACAACCCCCTGGCCTACCTCCTCAACTACTCCAAGGACGACGTCGAGCTCACCCTCCCGGTGTCCGGCACCGACGTCCTGGGCACCACCGGCCAGGCGGGCAGCGCGCTCGCGGCCGGCCAGACGGTCACCGTCCCCGCCTGGGGCGTCCTCGTCCTCGAAGGCACCCGGGCCTGA
- a CDS encoding phosphoglycerate dehydrogenase, whose protein sequence is MTKQFRVKTLNAISGSGLTRFPAEIYEVGESVTSPDALLVRSAKLHDTPIPDTVLAIARAGAGTNNIPVAAMTERGVPVFNTPGANANAVKELVLAGLFIASRNLIPAARFAHELEGDDAAISKAVEAGKKQFVGFELPGKTLGVIGLGAIGVQVANAALGLGLKVIGFDPAISVDHAWNLSSEVERARTIEDVFRQADILTVHVPLIEATRGLVSTQHLAMMKHSAVILNFARAEIVDEAAVVSALDQGYLRGYVCDFPSTAVHKHPRCISLPHLGASTKEAERNCAVMAVDELRGFLEDGQVRNSVNFPEAVMERESGTHRLVIVNRNVPNMVGQVSTIVAQAGLNIANLLNRSRGEIAVTLADIDGEVAGRVLEQLTAIEGVISARAIPSKA, encoded by the coding sequence GTGACCAAGCAGTTCCGCGTCAAGACCCTCAACGCCATCTCGGGCTCGGGCCTGACCCGCTTCCCCGCTGAGATCTACGAGGTCGGCGAGTCCGTCACCTCCCCGGACGCCCTCCTCGTGCGCTCCGCCAAGCTGCACGACACCCCGATCCCGGACACCGTCCTGGCCATCGCCCGCGCCGGTGCCGGCACGAACAACATCCCCGTCGCCGCCATGACCGAGCGCGGCGTCCCAGTCTTCAACACCCCGGGCGCCAACGCCAACGCCGTCAAGGAGCTCGTCCTGGCCGGCCTGTTCATCGCCTCGCGCAACCTCATCCCGGCGGCCCGCTTCGCCCACGAGCTCGAGGGCGACGACGCCGCCATTTCCAAGGCCGTCGAGGCGGGCAAGAAGCAGTTCGTCGGCTTCGAGCTGCCCGGCAAGACCCTCGGCGTCATCGGCCTGGGGGCCATCGGCGTCCAGGTCGCCAACGCCGCCCTGGGACTGGGCCTCAAGGTCATCGGCTTCGACCCGGCCATCAGCGTGGACCACGCCTGGAACCTGTCGTCGGAGGTCGAGCGCGCCCGCACCATCGAGGACGTTTTCCGGCAGGCGGACATCCTGACCGTCCACGTGCCCCTCATTGAGGCGACCCGGGGCCTCGTGTCCACCCAGCACCTGGCGATGATGAAGCACTCCGCCGTCATCCTGAACTTCGCCCGTGCCGAGATCGTTGACGAGGCCGCCGTCGTCTCCGCCCTCGACCAGGGATACCTGCGCGGCTACGTCTGCGACTTCCCGTCGACGGCGGTGCACAAGCACCCCCGGTGCATCTCCCTGCCGCACCTGGGTGCCTCGACGAAGGAGGCGGAGCGCAACTGCGCGGTCATGGCCGTCGACGAGCTGCGCGGCTTCCTCGAGGACGGGCAGGTGCGCAACTCGGTCAACTTCCCCGAGGCCGTCATGGAGCGTGAGTCGGGCACGCACCGCCTCGTCATCGTCAACCGCAACGTGCCGAACATGGTCGGTCAGGTCTCGACCATCGTCGCGCAGGCCGGCCTCAACATCGCCAACCTCCTCAACCGCTCGCGCGGTGAGATCGCGGTGACGCTCGCCGACATCGACGGTGAGGTGGCCGGCCGCGTCCTGGAGCAGCTGACCGCCATCGAGGGCGTCATCTCCGCGCGGGCCATCCCGTCGAAGGCCTGA
- the serC gene encoding 3-phosphoserine/phosphohydroxythreonine transaminase, which translates to MRVHNFSAGPAQLPLPVLERAASELTDWRSSGMSVLEVSHRGKDFTACAADAEATIRRLTGASDDYAVLFLAGGATGQFSAIPGNLTERGDTAAFLNTGQWSAKAIKEAQRQGVDAVVVADEADSSYTTTPDAGSFTVPEGARYLYYCANETIGGVAMPYVPTAEAAGVPIVADVSSMYLSRPVDVDAFGVIFGGAQKNLGPAGMDISLIRKDLLGRARADVPAIWDWKVMAEADSMLNTPPTFSIYLLGLILHWIEDSGGLAAMAERNDAKAQRLYDAIDTSDFYSNPVEKRSRSAMNIPFTLADPSLDTAFLAGAEDAGLTNLKGHRSVGGMRASLYNAMTDDGVSALIDYMAEFERTRA; encoded by the coding sequence ATGCGCGTGCACAACTTCTCCGCCGGTCCCGCCCAGCTCCCCCTGCCCGTCCTCGAGCGGGCCGCCTCCGAGCTCACCGACTGGCGGTCCTCCGGCATGAGCGTCCTCGAGGTCTCCCACCGCGGCAAGGACTTCACCGCCTGCGCCGCCGACGCCGAGGCCACCATCCGCCGCCTGACCGGCGCGAGCGACGACTACGCCGTCCTCTTCCTCGCCGGCGGCGCCACCGGCCAGTTCTCCGCCATCCCCGGCAATCTCACCGAGCGCGGGGACACCGCCGCCTTCCTCAACACCGGCCAGTGGTCCGCCAAGGCCATCAAGGAGGCCCAGCGCCAGGGGGTGGACGCCGTCGTCGTCGCCGACGAGGCCGACTCCTCCTACACCACCACCCCCGACGCCGGTTCCTTCACCGTCCCCGAGGGTGCCCGCTACCTCTACTACTGCGCCAACGAGACCATCGGCGGCGTCGCCATGCCCTACGTGCCCACCGCCGAGGCCGCCGGCGTGCCGATCGTCGCCGACGTCTCCTCCATGTACCTCTCGCGCCCCGTCGACGTCGACGCCTTCGGCGTCATCTTCGGCGGCGCCCAGAAGAACCTCGGCCCGGCCGGCATGGACATCTCCCTCATCCGCAAGGACCTGCTGGGCCGCGCCCGCGCCGACGTCCCCGCCATCTGGGACTGGAAGGTCATGGCCGAGGCCGACTCGATGCTCAACACCCCACCCACCTTCTCCATCTACCTGCTGGGCCTCATCCTGCACTGGATCGAGGACTCCGGCGGCCTGGCGGCCATGGCCGAGCGCAACGACGCCAAGGCGCAGCGTCTCTACGACGCCATCGACACCTCGGACTTCTACTCCAACCCCGTGGAGAAGCGCTCGCGCTCGGCGATGAACATCCCCTTCACCCTCGCCGACCCCTCCCTCGACACCGCCTTCCTCGCCGGCGCCGAGGACGCCGGACTGACGAACCTCAAGGGCCACCGGTCCGTCGGCGGCATGAGGGCCTCCCTCTACAACGCCATGACCGACGACGGCGTGAGCGCCCTCATCGACTACATGGCCGAGTTCGAGCGCACCCGCGCCTGA
- a CDS encoding AAA family ATPase produces MARADLLLDLVEAERRGDRDRFRIVVEGLIAEERANQHHLLADRLSEIIMTTGQGLPRDDYTASVRDLIHEVAARRRLEELELAPVPHRVIAELIEEQQRADLLRSYGIDPRHRLLLAGPPGNGKTSVAEAIAAELMLPLYVIRYEGVVSSFLGETAARLDSAFEFVRTRRCVLFFDELDTIAKERADEHETGEIKRVVSTLLLQIDRLPPHVVLVGATNHSELLDRAAWRRFQVRTELLPPSRSQATRFLERLAGRFGGDLGYAPRTLAERLAGASYAELEEFALDVRRRAILEMPGADMRRIAKERLEHWQGSVRS; encoded by the coding sequence GTGGCACGAGCAGATCTTCTCCTCGATCTCGTCGAGGCCGAACGTCGCGGGGACCGGGACCGCTTCCGGATCGTCGTCGAGGGTCTCATTGCCGAGGAGCGGGCGAATCAGCACCATCTGCTTGCGGACCGCCTCTCTGAGATCATCATGACGACGGGGCAGGGGCTGCCTCGCGACGACTACACAGCATCGGTCCGCGATCTCATTCACGAGGTCGCGGCGCGGCGGCGCCTGGAGGAGCTGGAGCTCGCACCAGTGCCTCACCGTGTCATTGCCGAGCTCATCGAGGAGCAGCAGCGGGCAGACCTGTTGCGCAGCTACGGCATCGACCCCCGGCATCGGCTCCTGCTGGCGGGCCCGCCCGGCAACGGTAAGACGAGCGTGGCCGAGGCCATCGCCGCCGAGCTCATGCTCCCGCTCTATGTCATCCGCTACGAGGGCGTGGTCTCCAGCTTCCTCGGCGAGACCGCGGCCCGCCTGGACAGTGCTTTCGAGTTCGTTCGAACCCGCCGCTGTGTGCTCTTCTTCGACGAGCTCGACACCATTGCCAAGGAACGCGCCGACGAGCATGAGACGGGGGAGATCAAGCGGGTCGTGTCGACCCTGCTCCTCCAGATCGACCGCCTGCCCCCGCACGTCGTCCTCGTGGGCGCGACCAACCACAGCGAGCTCCTCGACCGGGCGGCGTGGAGACGATTCCAGGTGCGCACCGAACTGCTGCCACCGTCACGGTCACAGGCGACGAGGTTCCTGGAGCGGCTAGCGGGCCGCTTCGGCGGTGACCTCGGCTACGCTCCTCGCACACTCGCTGAACGGCTCGCCGGTGCGAGCTACGCGGAGCTCGAGGAGTTCGCCTTGGATGTCCGACGCCGAGCGATTCTTGAGATGCCCGGCGCCGACATGCGCCGGATCGCAAAAGAGCGCCTTGAGCACTGGCAGGGCTCGGTACGGTCGTGA
- a CDS encoding S8 family peptidase, translating into MTSGVGTPTAMDPSLVVVLDLAGSVRDFHKAVTKVEGLEFLAEMVADDTEPDDDFYMTEGKKGRTNKTVPHSLYLVMSNATAIDQMLSLFKRWQEDPTTTFERGLGRFKAVFAQLVDLRRWGPEDRVRETGLLDHWRETIAMISQSDSSPVRVEIELWYHHDRGRRVDAERTITQILDDCGGRLVSRARIEEIGYHALLAALPRKQVEDVVSQGPQAIRLLTAENVMFVSPFRPMSISSPLPSETGSASFPAEGPSDLKPRIALLDGLPFQNHDALAGRLIVDDADDVTGGYQIAARSHGTAMASLIIHGDLSDPGEPLDRPVYVRPIMRAQDTASGQPTESVLPDTLFVDLLHRAVRRLFIGESGRQAWAPSVRLINLSIGDRARPLVRRMSPAGRLLDWLALEFNVLFIVSAGNYDTPIPLPRDAATDTIRARSAAEQAVHGTGILRSILPPGDSMNALTVGAVHADAAPAPPESATAWDLTAPGAPALYSATGPGVSRSVKPDLYHVGGRLLFARPLPVSDGTPSSSGGTVDLEVARTGRTGPGVQVAAPSDGGRTNRTTFDCGTSHAAALVTREASSLFDILEAGPGEGVRAFPDALFHPLLVRALLAHSCSWGDWGKELAPQSSRGARTALFGYGRLDPDVARGAVNRAVVVAGNEIGIDERHTYELPLPLSIRSKAEWRRFVITLAYWAPTTHGLQTYRAAKVYFDTPDTKLAGGDRVDADHHAVRRGSLQHEVIDGGRSMNFDDGATFPIHVDCMRDGQKSGDIGRIRYALVVSIETAATTSSTIHDEVHAGLIRLRNQYAAQQRSRVRLV; encoded by the coding sequence GTGACGAGTGGGGTCGGCACGCCGACCGCGATGGACCCGTCCCTCGTCGTCGTCCTTGACCTCGCCGGATCCGTTCGCGACTTTCACAAGGCCGTCACGAAGGTGGAGGGTCTTGAGTTCCTCGCCGAGATGGTCGCCGACGACACCGAGCCGGACGATGACTTCTACATGACGGAGGGCAAGAAAGGCCGCACTAATAAGACGGTGCCGCACTCGCTCTACCTGGTGATGTCGAACGCCACGGCCATCGACCAGATGCTCAGCCTCTTCAAGCGATGGCAAGAGGACCCTACGACGACATTCGAGCGCGGTCTCGGCAGGTTCAAGGCGGTCTTCGCTCAGCTGGTGGATCTGCGCCGTTGGGGTCCTGAGGACCGCGTACGAGAGACCGGTCTCCTCGACCACTGGCGTGAGACCATTGCGATGATCAGCCAGTCCGACAGCAGTCCCGTGCGGGTGGAGATCGAGCTGTGGTACCACCATGACCGCGGGCGGCGGGTTGACGCCGAACGCACCATCACACAGATTCTGGATGACTGCGGTGGGAGGCTCGTCAGCCGGGCTCGGATCGAGGAGATCGGCTATCACGCCCTTCTCGCGGCGCTCCCCCGCAAGCAGGTTGAGGACGTCGTGAGTCAAGGCCCTCAGGCGATCCGGCTTCTCACGGCGGAGAACGTCATGTTCGTCAGCCCGTTCAGGCCGATGAGCATCTCCTCACCTCTGCCCTCGGAGACCGGATCCGCTTCATTCCCTGCCGAGGGACCTAGTGATCTCAAGCCACGGATCGCGCTGCTTGACGGTCTTCCCTTCCAGAACCACGACGCCTTGGCAGGCAGGTTAATTGTCGACGACGCCGACGACGTGACGGGCGGCTACCAGATCGCTGCTCGCTCCCACGGAACAGCGATGGCGTCCCTCATCATCCACGGGGATCTTTCCGACCCAGGAGAACCGCTGGACCGCCCGGTCTACGTGCGACCGATCATGCGCGCGCAGGACACAGCGTCCGGGCAGCCCACTGAGAGCGTCCTGCCCGACACCCTCTTCGTCGACCTTCTTCACCGTGCCGTAAGAAGGCTCTTCATAGGTGAGTCAGGGCGGCAGGCATGGGCCCCGAGCGTACGTCTCATCAACCTGTCTATCGGTGACCGTGCCCGTCCTCTCGTGCGAAGAATGAGTCCCGCTGGGCGGCTGCTGGACTGGCTCGCCCTTGAGTTCAACGTCCTGTTCATCGTCAGTGCGGGAAACTACGACACCCCGATCCCGCTTCCCCGGGATGCGGCGACGGATACGATCCGCGCCAGGTCAGCGGCGGAGCAGGCGGTTCACGGTACCGGGATTCTCCGAAGCATCCTGCCGCCAGGGGACTCCATGAACGCGTTGACTGTTGGCGCGGTCCACGCCGACGCTGCGCCCGCTCCACCCGAGTCCGCAACCGCTTGGGACCTCACCGCGCCCGGCGCACCTGCGCTGTACTCAGCAACGGGTCCCGGCGTCAGTCGCTCGGTCAAGCCGGACCTGTACCACGTTGGTGGACGTCTCCTCTTCGCCAGGCCGCTGCCGGTATCGGATGGCACGCCGTCGTCATCGGGTGGCACGGTTGATCTGGAGGTTGCTCGGACTGGCCGGACGGGTCCAGGTGTGCAGGTTGCCGCACCCTCAGACGGAGGACGGACCAACCGGACAACCTTCGACTGCGGCACCAGTCACGCCGCGGCACTCGTGACCCGCGAGGCCAGCTCGCTCTTCGACATCCTTGAGGCGGGTCCAGGCGAAGGAGTGAGAGCCTTCCCCGACGCCCTGTTTCACCCGCTTCTCGTTCGGGCGCTGCTCGCCCATTCCTGCTCCTGGGGTGACTGGGGCAAGGAGCTCGCCCCACAGTCGTCCCGTGGGGCGCGGACCGCCCTGTTCGGCTACGGCCGACTCGACCCTGACGTCGCTCGGGGCGCGGTCAACCGGGCGGTCGTCGTTGCTGGCAATGAGATCGGCATTGATGAGCGTCACACGTACGAGCTGCCGCTCCCCTTGTCGATCCGCAGCAAGGCCGAGTGGCGCCGGTTCGTCATTACTCTCGCCTACTGGGCGCCAACGACACATGGTCTTCAGACCTATCGGGCGGCCAAGGTCTACTTCGACACACCTGACACGAAGTTGGCCGGCGGGGACCGTGTGGATGCCGACCATCACGCCGTACGTCGCGGGAGTCTGCAGCACGAGGTCATCGACGGAGGTCGCTCGATGAACTTCGACGACGGCGCCACCTTCCCGATCCATGTGGACTGCATGAGGGATGGGCAGAAGAGCGGTGACATCGGACGTATCCGCTACGCTCTGGTGGTGTCGATCGAGACGGCGGCGACGACCTCATCGACAATCCATGACGAGGTCCACGCGGGCCTCATTCGGTTGCGCAACCAATACGCTGCTCAGCAGCGCAGCCGGGTGCGTCTGGTCTGA
- a CDS encoding ABC transporter ATP-binding protein, whose translation MIHQIFGTMTSAGRKMFVAAIVGFTLYSMVSIAMVLLTVVAIVDVINDSGHLWMYAIALAILLLVKTTSGIWADKQKHCAGFDLVFQIRKQVIRHLKKLPLGYYTQSRLGEISEIIHRDVDNMELIVAHLWTRLSADILVSVLLLSGLLMYSWPLALLMICTLPLAVLYLVLALKYAQPLEKATGDAGADMASLFVEYVRGMPVIKAFSQSHALDDRVHDSIERFAQASGKAAKNRAATLAIYGWIMNLSLVAVITGGLLMVLYGTVSAVVFLVFIVVSVEFYKPFVALEGHWMNYLTCVDSYRRITTVTQAPILSEPKQPRIPQGADIAYEHVTFRYAQADAPALTDASLRIPTGTTTALVGPSGAGKTTATSLLMRFWDVDSGQIRIGGVDLRDIGSEGVLAQISVVMQNVYLFADTIANNISLGKKDASREEIMAAAKAALIHDDIMALPKGYNTRIGENGVGLSGGQRQRLSVARAFLKDAPIVVLDEITANVDPINEALMQRAVTELTAGRTVIVIAHHLHTIQSADQIVVFDAGRIIETGTHTQLCALPDGYYRRMWEQCEGLV comes from the coding sequence GTGATTCACCAGATTTTTGGCACTATGACCTCTGCTGGCCGCAAGATGTTTGTTGCGGCGATCGTGGGCTTTACTCTGTATTCCATGGTCTCTATTGCAATGGTTTTGCTGACCGTGGTGGCGATCGTGGATGTTATTAACGACAGTGGGCATCTGTGGATGTATGCCATCGCGTTGGCGATACTGCTGCTGGTGAAAACTACGAGTGGAATTTGGGCAGATAAGCAAAAACACTGCGCTGGGTTTGACCTTGTTTTCCAGATCAGAAAACAAGTCATCCGTCATCTGAAAAAACTTCCCTTGGGTTATTACACCCAGTCACGGTTGGGAGAAATCAGTGAAATCATTCATCGTGACGTCGACAACATGGAGCTCATTGTCGCCCACCTGTGGACACGGCTGAGCGCCGATATCCTCGTTTCCGTTCTCCTATTGAGTGGCTTGCTGATGTACTCGTGGCCGCTGGCGTTGCTAATGATCTGCACACTGCCCTTGGCCGTGCTCTATCTTGTGTTGGCGCTGAAGTATGCCCAACCCTTAGAGAAGGCCACAGGTGATGCCGGGGCAGATATGGCGAGCTTATTCGTTGAGTATGTGCGTGGGATGCCGGTGATCAAGGCCTTTAGTCAGTCTCATGCTCTCGATGATCGTGTCCATGATTCCATCGAACGCTTCGCCCAGGCATCAGGAAAAGCTGCGAAGAACCGGGCTGCAACGCTTGCCATCTACGGCTGGATCATGAACCTGTCCTTGGTGGCAGTAATTACAGGTGGTCTGCTGATGGTACTTTACGGCACCGTGTCTGCTGTTGTTTTCTTGGTATTTATCGTGGTGTCGGTCGAATTCTACAAGCCCTTCGTTGCTCTCGAAGGTCATTGGATGAACTACCTGACGTGCGTGGATTCTTATCGGCGCATCACCACCGTTACTCAGGCGCCAATCCTTTCCGAGCCGAAACAGCCTCGTATACCTCAAGGAGCAGATATCGCTTACGAGCATGTCACCTTTCGCTATGCACAGGCAGACGCTCCGGCCTTAACTGATGCCTCGTTGCGTATCCCAACAGGCACGACGACAGCACTGGTTGGTCCTTCCGGGGCTGGAAAAACTACAGCCACCTCTTTACTAATGCGATTTTGGGATGTGGACTCCGGTCAGATCCGTATCGGCGGTGTGGATCTGCGTGATATCGGTAGCGAGGGAGTTCTGGCACAGATTTCTGTTGTCATGCAAAACGTGTACCTGTTCGCAGACACCATCGCCAATAACATTTCCTTGGGCAAAAAGGACGCCAGCAGGGAAGAGATCATGGCTGCGGCGAAAGCCGCCCTTATCCACGACGACATCATGGCCTTACCTAAGGGGTACAACACTCGTATCGGAGAAAACGGGGTCGGGCTTTCTGGAGGACAACGGCAACGACTATCAGTGGCCAGAGCCTTTCTAAAAGATGCCCCGATCGTCGTTCTCGATGAGATCACCGCCAATGTTGACCCGATCAATGAGGCGTTAATGCAGCGAGCTGTCACGGAACTGACTGCGGGACGCACCGTCATTGTGATCGCCCATCATCTACACACAATCCAGTCTGCCGATCAGATTGTTGTGTTCGATGCCGGCAGGATCATCGAAACCGGAACCCATACACAGCTGTGTGCCCTACCAGATGGGTACTACCGGCGCATGTGGGAACAATGTGAGGGGCTGGTATGA